A genomic region of Eucalyptus grandis isolate ANBG69807.140 chromosome 5, ASM1654582v1, whole genome shotgun sequence contains the following coding sequences:
- the LOC108954036 gene encoding eukaryotic initiation factor 4A-3-like, translated as MATSSMARPVPATRSRPPAAAAFETAPGVEAVSSFDSMGLGDDVLRGIYGHGFDKPSAIQQRAVVPIVRGRDVIAQAQSGTGKTSTFALASCQIVDTSRRDVQVLILSPTRDLVSQTERVVLAIGYYRNVLAHACVGGKSMGEDIRKLEHGVHVVSGTPGRVLDMIKRRTLRTRAIKLLVLDEADELLSRGFKDQIYDVYRFLPPEIQVVLVSATLPTEILEMTGRFMTDPIRIVVKRDELMLERVDQYMVPVEREDWKFDTLCDLYDNCPISQGVVFCNTKRKVEWLAEKMRDSNFTVSFMHGDMPQKERDAVMAGFRSGATRLMITTDVWARGIDVEQVCLVVNYDLPNSRELYVHRAGRVGRFGRKGVVVNFVKDKEIQILRDIEQYYGTNICECPEDPADII; from the exons ATGGCGACGTCCTCGATGGCAAGGCCAGTTCCGGCGACCCGATCGcgcccgccggcggcggcggcattcGAGACGGCGCCAGGCGTGGAGGCCGTGTCGAGCTTCGACAGCATGGGCCTGGGCGACGATGTCCTCCGTGGGATCTACGGCCACGGGTTCGACAAGCCCTCGGCGATTCAACAGCGAGCCGTGGTCCCCATTGTCCGAGGCCGAGACGTGATCGCTCAGGCGCAATCCGGCACGGGCAAGACCTCCACCTTTGCTCTCGCGTCTTGCCAGATCGTGGACACCTCCAGAAGAGA TGTGCAAGTGCTGATTTTGTCACCTACGAGGGATTTGGTGAGTCAGACGGAGAGAGTTGTGCTGGCTATTGGTTATTACAGGAACGTGCTAGCCCATGCATGCGTTGGAGGCAAGAGCATGGGTGAAGATATCCGGAAATTGGAGCACGGAGTTCATGTTGTGTCCGGAACTCCGGGCAGGGTGCTTGACATGATAAAGAGGAGAACTCTTCGCACCAGAGCCATCAAACTCCTAGTCCTT GATGAAGCTGATGAGTTGCTGAGCCGAGGATTTAAGGATCAAATCTACGATGTTTACAGATTCCTTCCTCCGGAGATTCAG GTTGTCTTAGTTTCAGCGACCCTCCCCACTGAGATATTAGAGATGACAGGAAGATTCATGACCGATCCCATAAGGATTGTTGTGAAGCGCGATGAGTTGATGCTGGAG CGCGTCGACCAGTACATGGTGCCAGTGGAAAGAGAAGACTGGAAATTTGACACTCTGTGCGATCTATACGACAACTGCCCCATAAGCCAAGGAGTTGTATTCTGCAACACTAAGCGGAAG GTGGAGTGGCTTGCAGAAAAGATGCGTGATTCTAACTTCACTGTGTCTTTCATGCACGGGGACATGCctcaaaaggagagagatgcaGTAATGGCTGGATTTCGATCTGGGGCGACTCGGTTGATGATCACCACCGATGTGTGGGCTCGAGGGATTGATGTTGAGCAG GTTTGTCTCGTTGTCAACTATGATCTTCCCAACAGCAGAGAGCTGTACGTCCATCGGGCCGGTCGAGTAGGCCGTTTTGGGCGGAAG GGTGTTGTGGtaaattttgtcaaagacaagGAGATCCAGATTCTTAGAGACATAGAGCAGTATTATGGCACCAACATATGCGAATGTCCGGAGGACCCTGCCGATATAATATGA